The Oncorhynchus tshawytscha isolate Ot180627B linkage group LG16, Otsh_v2.0, whole genome shotgun sequence nucleotide sequence gtgaggggtgtgtcataattaTGAGGTTCATTAGAGTGAATTGAGTGAAACTGTTAAAATGGTAGTTTACAGCATATTGACTATATTAGGCTGTTGTTATCATTAACATTAGTATAAgattagcatcaacatacattattgtttaatATAATTTCACATATATTTAATTGTTCCCAATTTCATTAAACGTTATAAAATTGTAATCTTTTGGTTCATCAATAATGCATAATAAGCATCATCAACAGGGGGAACATATTGGTTCTACGCTGATAAGATGTAGAAAGAATATATTCATTTAAACGACTTCTTCATAAAAATAATTGTTCATAAAAAGAGCCAGAGATCAAAGTCAGTATTCTgaccactaggggtcaatgtttttaaatAGGAAATCCAGTAGGCCTCCCTCTGTTGTAGTAGGATctccatgttacctcctctccttggtagagcaacatgctcaatacctgtgtatttgagggaggagatgggatggttagcttcaacaaagtgagctgctactAGATAATCAGTGTTCTTACAGCTATGCAttgttttaattgtttttttgtttgtaatgaGTTGGCTTTCCACATGAACATGTGATGAGATAGATTACTCCCTTTATCTTGCAAGAGATGATACCCCTAACAGGGATGTTTCCacctgtatgtgggtgtctgAAGGATGTTTTTGTAGTGCTATTGCACTGTGAGCATGAGCCACATTTGTAGTTCCCATTTGGAATGGGTGtcaagagtgtctgagtgggctcaggGGGCAGGTCAGATCTCGCTTTTTCAATATTGCTTTAATTTTATGACACCATTTATAGACCACCAGTGCTTTTTGGATTGTTTAATTTTCTTGAAGATTTGTACTTAGTGCAATAGCAAATGCTCTCTTGGTATTTGATATTTTCATTGCAGAGAGTTTTTTTCCTTGTAGCCTCTTTTtgaatttatttttcattttcttAGCATTGCTGTCAAACTTGTTGGCAACAGATTGTTTCACCCTGCATAACTGGCTATATGGTAAACCATTCTTGAGGGGAAGGGGATGCATACTATCCACACCTAGCATAAAATTGATGGTCTGTTGGCTTTGTGTACAAGTCTGTATGTAATGCATCATTCTCTTTGATGATCCATAAGTCCAGGTAGTTTATTTTTCTctcatcagtctgcatggtgaatTTGAGATATTCAGAGCTCTCGTTTAGCAGAGTTTGGAATTAATTTAGTTCCTGCTGACTTCCTTCCCAGAGCAAAAAGACATCATCTATGTTTATATTCCATGAGAGGATTTTAGAATGCAGGGGGTGTCTCTATGTTTTGTAAATGAGTGCTTCCTCAAATTGTTCCACATACAGGTTTGCATAGTTTGGGGCAAAGGGGAAAACCATGGCTCacaattgaaaggaaaaactctGACTCAAAGATGAAGTAGTTATTGGATAATACCAGTTCAGTGAGATACAAGATGCACTCATTGTATGGACCAAGGGTAGGGTCTCTCTGCTGAAGGAAGTGTTGCAGGTcacaaaatataatttaaaagtctgcattaaggtgtctgtaatagaatatacttgtcaaaaacaaatgtagacattaataaattcATTTCTAAACCTTCCAACATCTGTTTTACACTGGAGGAGGAGTAACAAGATGGCTGTGCAGTTGCCTCCAAACAGAggcccctgtcagtcatctagggTTAGTACATATCATTGGTCTGAACTGAAAATACATCAGAACCTCCCTGATGTTGACTTTCATGTTGCAGGTGTTTTGGCCTGCTTTGGTCAACGAGATTTGATCACCACAATGCCAGATAGACTGGATGTACTGACTGGCTCCTGTGTGCAAATCCCATGTTCATTTGATATTCCTGACCAACATGAGGATAAATTTAACAGCGCAATACTACCCTCTGGAGTGTGGATTAAAGATAACTCACAGTTTGGTAATAATCCGGACAATGTGATATTTAACAGCAGTAAGATGGTCAACATATATCAAGGGAAGATAACTGGAAACATGACCCAGAAGAACTGCACCACAGTCTTCTTCAATGTAACCACCAATTACACTAATAAATACTTCTTCAGGATTGAGAGTCAACCATACCGTGCAACAGATCCCATTAAGTTTGTTAATATAGTTGTCAGTGGTAAGAGACAATTTATCTTTAAAACCGACAATTGTTTTCCAGTTTAGATTCCTTTCATCAAAGATAAGATAAGAACAAGTGGACAGTTTAACTGTTAGTGTAAAATATATTTATCTACAATGTATTACAGATTTTCCTTCCAGTCCCATCATTACTTTCTCAGGTGAGGTGAAGGAAGGGACCCCTGTCAGTTTGAACTGCTCAGCTGTTGCTCCCTGTCCCAAACACCCCCCTGAGCTGACATGGACTCTTCCAACACAGTTCACAACTGAGAACCAACTGCAGGAGAATCCAGACCAAACCAAATCAGTTCTCTCCACGGTGACCTTCACTCCGTCATATCTTCATCATGAGAAGAACATCACTTGTACTGCAGTCTACCCAGTAGGGACAAGCAACAAGAAAGCTGAACATAACATGATGCTTAACGTTTCATGTAAGATTTAGTCACCGGTTCCTGAAGAATAGATCATTCTATCATGTTTTTTTTTGATGAGACTATTCAATATACCATATCCAGATACATTGTAAATGAAcccctctcccccagtctctccgaAGAAAACCTCGGCCTCCATCAGTCCAGCTGATCCAGTATCAGTGGGCAGCTGTGTGAATCTGACCTGCAGCAGTACAGCCAACCCTCCTGTGACAACCTTCACCTGGTTCCAGATCAGTGAGGGTAAAACAACACAGGTAGCATCTGGACTAAGTTACACCCTCAATGTGACTGTTGGTGATGGAGGACTGTACTACTGTGAAGCAAGAAATAGTCAAGGCTGTGGGAAATCAAATGAAGTGCAGCTGGCTATAAAAGGTAAAATGGGCACGAAGGACACAATCGTAGGTTAGATATACACTACatattcaaaagtatgtggacaccccttcaaatgcgTGGATTCAGTTATTAAAGCCTCacatgttgctgacaggtgtttaaaatcgagcacacagctatgcaatctccgtagacaaacattggcagtaggatGGCAgcattcactaccgagttccaaactgcctttggaagcaacggcagcacaagaactgtttgatGAGgacttaatgaaatgggtttccttggCCAAACAGCCGCACACAACCCTAAGATCCCTATGCGCAGTGCCAAGAATCAGctacagtggtgtaaagctcactgccattggactctggagaagtggaaatCTGTTCTCTGGCGTGTTGAATATAcgattcaccatctggcagtccggcaGGCGAATCTGGGATATTTaaatttttttgttattgtttttttttaaatgtaccccttttttctccccaatttcgtggtaacCAATTGTtatagtagctactatcttgtctcatcgctacaactcccgtacggcttgggagagacgaaggttgaaagtcatgcgtcctccgatacacaacccaaccagccgtactgcttcttaacacagcgcgcatccaacccggaagccagcctcaccaatgtgtcggagggtacaccatgcacctggcaaccttggttcgcgcgcactgcgcccggcccgccacaggagtcgctggtgcgcgatgagacaaggacatccctaacGACCAAGCCCtcccaaacccggatgacgctaggccaattgtgagtcgccccacggacctcccggtcgcggccggttacgacagagcctgggcgcgaacccagggactctgatggcacagctggcgctgcagtacagcgcccttaaccaaggcaccacccgggaggcccggcGAATCTGGGATTTGACGGATTCCAGGTGAACACAACCTGCACcaaagcatagtgccaactgtaaagtttggtggatgaggaataatggtctggggctgtttttcatggtttggctgggccccttagttccagtgaagggaattattaacgctacagcatacaatgacattctatattccatattaatgcccatgattttggaatgagatgttcgacgagcaggtgtccacatacttttggtcatgtagtgtacttcaGAGATCTTTTTGTGAGAATTGACCATACTATGTGCTGTATTTTTAGGGCAAAAAGAGCCAAAAAACCCAATGGTGTTTGGGGTTGCAGCAGGAACTCTGGGGGCCATTTTGCTTATCAGCCTGATCAGTCTTTTTGTATGGTAAGAACTATTCCTGGCATCAACGCAAAACAATTTTATTTCTGCTGTGTTTGTGCTTTTGCATATGGAAACCCTCTCAGTGCATTCAGAATACCTTTGTAAATGTCTTCCAGGAGGAGAAACTCGAGGCTCCACGATGGACTTGAAAGGACAGACAGTCCACAGGGACAGGTGGGAATAAGGCTCAACTTACAAAACCATCTACAAAGTGTATCTAAGGAAGTACTGAATTAATGCTGAAACTATTTAAAGCCATGAGGTTAACATCATTTCAGAGCAAGTTTAGGGGGAGATGACCACATCGAAAGCAATGCCACATCCTGTAAGAACATGGAATGATAACAGAATGGCTGTTGGACTTTGACAGTGTTTACTGTCTTTACACCTGTCAGTTGAATTGACATTTTCATTGACATCCCATCAGTATGTGTTGTGTAACCTGCTGACCTTAGAGTTTTACACATTACTGAGCTTAGAGCTTTacacctgttcctctctctgtgttctctccacAGAACTCCCCGGTTGGGACAGTGTGTACTAACCAGGCCACAGCCGGAGAGGAACCAGAGGAACCTGCAGAAGACCAGCCTGAAGAGATCCACTACGGTGACATAGACTTCTCCAAACTACAGACCAAAGAGACCCCAGCTGCAGCCCAGGACAGGATCCAGGGACAGGAGAGTGAGTACGCTGAAGTCAATGTGACTGGGAGAGGGGCTCAGGAACCACCTCTAAACAACCTAGATGGGCTTTATGCACAAGTCAATAAAATAAGTGCTTGTTAATTATTTTTCCAATGGGTATTAAGTGTTTTTATGTACAGTATTGTCATTGTGTATCTGTTTCTATTGGTACTTTTGTTACATTTATAATTGTGTGCTCTTTGATTATCTGCATATTTGTAGAATTTTCTGGGATGAAAAGTGTTTAACTGTTACTATAGTGGTGATATGATGATGCAGGCTACTCTTTATTttagaccatttattttgagTGTTGAGTTCACAGAGCATCTGTTTAATGGGTTCCAGTATAGAGGAACTGCTGAGTTCAACTAGCTCACTGAAGGCAGTTTAAGACCATATAAAGTCAATGATGACTGAGGAGAGAAGACACAGTTAGTTGGAGAGACAGTGGTCTGATACAAGACAGGAAGTTGGTGCAGGAAGTCTACATGATGGCAGAATGGTGTTAACATCTACTAGTCCTTGTTTATCTTCATCTTTTGTGCATTTACCAGACTAATAATATTATCTATTTTCAGGTTATATCTATTTAGAATTATTCTGTCAGTTTTTATGTTGAGTGTTAAATCAAAGAAACAATTGAGGCTGAATTTATTAAGGTTGTTTATTAATTGCCCTGCAATAAAAACTTTTACATTCAATTTCCATGAAATCTTTTGGTCTTATTGGACCAACATTTAacattaaaatggattaaattggatTAAATTTTGTGTCACTGTTCAACACACAacatggaattatgtttttagacataaaaatgaaaag carries:
- the LOC121839590 gene encoding B-cell receptor CD22-like — encoded protein: MACPENMFFLIGLFISGVLACFGQRDLITTMPDRLDVLTGSCVQIPCSFDIPDQHEDKFNSAILPSGVWIKDNSQFGNNPDNVIFNSSKMVNIYQGKITGNMTQKNCTTVFFNVTTNYTNKYFFRIESQPYRATDPIKFVNIVVSDFPSSPIITFSGEVKEGTPVSLNCSAVAPCPKHPPELTWTLPTQFTTENQLQENPDQTKSVLSTVTFTPSYLHHEKNITCTAVYPVGTSNKKAEHNMMLNVSFSPKKTSASISPADPVSVGSCVNLTCSSTANPPVTTFTWFQISEGKTTQVASGLSYTLNVTVGDGGLYYCEARNSQGCGKSNEVQLAIKGQKEPKNPMVFGVAAGTLGAILLISLISLFVWRRNSRLHDGLERTDSPQGQNSPVGTVCTNQATAGEEPEEPAEDQPEEIHYGDIDFSKLQTKETPAAAQDRIQGQESEYAEVNVTGRGAQEPPLNNLDGLYAQVNKISAC